In a genomic window of Sutcliffiella sp. FSL R7-0096:
- a CDS encoding ABC transporter permease/substrate-binding protein — MTFLQDLYAARGDQLWTALLEHIQISVIALAIAVFISVPLGVFLTRKEKIAEPIIGVTAVLQTIPSLALLGLLIPLVGIGFVPAVIALFLYALLPILRNTYTGIKEVDPSLREAAKAMGMTSMKRLFRVELPLALPVIMAGIRTAMVLIIGTATIVALIGAGGLGSLILLGIDRNDNALILLGAIPAALLAILFDIVLRMIERAAKKGSGKKALIIGIVVVLLFLSPFAIIKATEADLVISGKIGAEPDIIINMYKLLIEEETDLRVELRPSLGNTTFVYRALKNKDIDIYPEYSGTAIMTLLDQEPVSIDDEEVFEQAKKGLLEQDELVYLKPMGFNNTYALAVPEEFAEANDINTITDLDGAKNEIKAGFTLEFSDREDGYLGIQEVYGITFPNLTTMQAKLRYQAVESGDVNLVDAYSTDAEIKQFDLRVLEDDKNLFPPYQGAALLRKETLDEHPELEDILNKLENQINDDEMRDMNYQVTVEGKTTYEVAKVFLESKGLLGE; from the coding sequence ATGACATTTCTTCAGGATTTATATGCTGCCCGTGGCGACCAGCTATGGACCGCCCTGCTTGAACATATTCAAATTTCCGTCATAGCCCTCGCCATTGCGGTGTTCATATCTGTTCCGCTGGGTGTTTTCTTAACAAGAAAGGAAAAGATTGCAGAACCTATTATAGGTGTTACAGCGGTTCTACAGACCATTCCATCTCTTGCTTTATTGGGATTGCTCATCCCACTTGTTGGAATTGGATTTGTGCCAGCGGTCATCGCATTATTTTTATATGCCCTGCTGCCAATCCTGAGGAATACCTATACAGGGATAAAGGAAGTGGATCCATCCTTACGCGAAGCTGCTAAAGCGATGGGAATGACCTCCATGAAAAGGTTATTCCGGGTGGAGTTGCCGCTTGCTCTACCGGTCATCATGGCAGGGATCCGTACAGCAATGGTTTTGATCATAGGAACGGCTACGATTGTCGCTTTGATTGGAGCAGGAGGACTGGGGAGTCTCATTCTTCTTGGAATCGACCGGAATGACAATGCCCTCATTCTACTCGGAGCAATTCCGGCAGCGCTCCTGGCCATTCTTTTTGATATCGTGTTGAGAATGATTGAAAGGGCTGCTAAAAAAGGTTCTGGAAAAAAAGCCTTGATTATTGGTATCGTGGTGGTTCTCCTTTTCCTATCTCCATTTGCGATCATAAAAGCCACCGAAGCCGATCTTGTCATCAGCGGTAAAATCGGAGCGGAGCCGGATATTATCATTAACATGTATAAATTATTGATTGAAGAAGAAACAGACTTACGTGTGGAATTACGTCCTTCGCTTGGGAATACAACCTTTGTTTATAGAGCCTTGAAAAATAAGGATATCGATATTTACCCCGAGTATTCCGGAACGGCCATCATGACCCTGTTGGATCAAGAGCCGGTAAGCATCGATGACGAAGAAGTATTTGAACAAGCGAAAAAAGGACTGTTGGAACAGGACGAACTGGTTTACTTGAAACCAATGGGCTTTAATAACACCTATGCTTTAGCTGTCCCAGAGGAGTTTGCTGAGGCGAATGATATAAATACCATTACGGATCTTGATGGAGCAAAAAATGAAATTAAAGCAGGATTCACCCTGGAATTCTCAGACCGAGAAGATGGCTATCTTGGGATTCAGGAAGTGTATGGCATTACCTTCCCTAACCTCACAACCATGCAGGCTAAGCTAAGATACCAGGCAGTGGAAAGTGGAGACGTCAATTTGGTGGATGCATACTCGACAGATGCAGAAATCAAACAATTCGACCTCCGAGTGCTTGAGGATGATAAAAACCTCTTCCCACCTTATCAAGGAGCAGCACTACTAAGAAAAGAAACCCTTGATGAGCACCCTGAACTCGAAGACATCTTAAACAAATTAGAAAACCAAATCAATGATGACGAAATGCGCGATATGAACTACCAGGTAACGGTAGAAGGTAAAACAACCTATGAAGTAGCAAAAGTTTTTCTTGAGAGTAAAGGACTTTTAGGTGAATAA
- a CDS encoding phosphatidylserine decarboxylase, with translation MLKNVYRLSIELTNHKLSSMAVKRFASSKLSKRFIPSFAKVYNINTEEMQEKIDSFPTLQQFFIRSLKPNVRPIDSSKNSVVSPVDAVVEKTGAITDDLLLTAKGIDYSVGEMLSDPDLAQKYMGGFYMVLYLSPSHYHKIHTPISGIVTKQWTLGGKSYPVNQMGLKYGKEPLAKNYRRLTEIENSGKHVVVVKVGAMFVNSIELTHKSEQLVKGEEMAYFSFGSTVILLFEKNGFVMDEMIKEKEEVLVGQKIGTWLS, from the coding sequence TTGTTGAAAAATGTGTATAGATTATCCATTGAATTGACAAATCATAAATTGTCATCAATGGCAGTAAAGCGTTTTGCCAGTTCTAAGCTGAGCAAGCGGTTTATCCCATCTTTCGCGAAGGTATATAATATTAACACCGAAGAAATGCAGGAGAAGATAGATTCATTTCCAACCCTACAGCAATTTTTCATTCGGAGTCTTAAGCCAAATGTAAGACCAATCGACTCTAGTAAGAATTCAGTAGTGAGCCCAGTTGATGCGGTGGTAGAAAAGACAGGCGCCATTACAGATGATCTTCTTCTTACCGCGAAGGGCATTGACTATTCTGTTGGGGAAATGTTATCGGACCCAGATCTGGCTCAAAAGTATATGGGTGGATTCTACATGGTGCTCTATTTGAGTCCAAGCCACTACCATAAAATCCATACACCTATATCAGGAATTGTCACGAAGCAATGGACACTTGGTGGAAAATCATATCCTGTTAATCAGATGGGACTTAAATATGGGAAGGAACCTCTTGCCAAAAATTATCGCCGATTAACAGAAATTGAAAACAGCGGTAAACATGTTGTTGTCGTGAAGGTCGGGGCGATGTTTGTCAATAGTATTGAATTGACACATAAAAGCGAACAACTTGTTAAAGGAGAAGAAATGGCCTATTTCTCTTTTGGTTCGACTGTCATCTTGTTGTTTGAAAAGAACGGTTTTGTAATGGATGAAATGATTAAGGAAAAAGAAGAGGTCCTGGTAGGACAAAAGATTGGAACGTGGCTAAGCTAG
- a CDS encoding sporulation histidine kinase inhibitor Sda yields MRKLSDELLLESYHKATELKLSHDFILLIELEIKRRSLSYKIKATS; encoded by the coding sequence ATGAGAAAACTTTCTGATGAACTTTTACTGGAATCCTATCACAAAGCTACGGAATTGAAATTAAGTCATGATTTTATTCTACTGATCGAATTAGAGATTAAACGCCGTTCCCTCAGCTATAAAATCAAAGCAACTTCCTAA
- a CDS encoding thermonuclease family protein translates to MAVLLMLTGCAVEDGSSTQLANNSTNHEPSINVREETEPNIEENHEFPRTEVPLVRVIDGDTIKVKIDGKEENVRFLLVDTPETSHPRMNGPQPFGPEAKEFMEEFAAAGKLELELDVSERDRYGRVLAYVYVNGVSAQEELLKRGLARVAYIYPPNTRYVDHYQTLQEKAQADGVGIWSVENYAQDDGFYPEYVEDPDLKESTEKQPVTENCPVKGNISSSGEKIYHVKTGAFYERTIPEECFNTEEEAKKAGYRKSKR, encoded by the coding sequence TTGGCAGTTTTACTTATGTTGACAGGATGTGCAGTAGAAGACGGCTCCTCCACTCAGCTTGCCAATAATTCCACCAACCACGAACCCAGTATTAATGTAAGGGAAGAAACAGAACCCAATATTGAAGAGAATCACGAATTCCCACGCACAGAGGTCCCACTTGTTAGGGTCATTGATGGCGACACCATTAAGGTGAAAATAGATGGAAAAGAAGAAAATGTGCGTTTTTTACTAGTTGATACGCCTGAAACCAGCCATCCAAGGATGAATGGGCCACAGCCTTTCGGACCGGAAGCAAAAGAGTTCATGGAAGAATTTGCAGCCGCCGGAAAACTGGAACTGGAACTAGATGTAAGCGAACGCGACCGTTATGGCCGAGTTTTGGCATATGTGTATGTGAACGGAGTGTCTGCACAAGAGGAACTTCTAAAAAGAGGGTTGGCACGAGTAGCTTATATTTATCCTCCTAATACACGCTATGTAGACCATTATCAAACCCTTCAAGAAAAGGCCCAAGCTGATGGCGTGGGTATCTGGAGTGTGGAGAACTATGCACAGGATGATGGCTTTTATCCTGAATATGTAGAAGATCCTGATTTGAAAGAATCAACAGAGAAACAGCCTGTTACGGAAAACTGTCCTGTCAAAGGAAACATCAGCTCTAGTGGAGAAAAAATCTATCATGTGAAGACTGGTGCCTTTTATGAAAGGACCATCCCCGAGGAGTGTTTTAACACGGAAGAAGAAGCAAAGAAAGCGGGCTATAGGAAATCAAAACGATAA
- a CDS encoding YrhC family protein: protein MNAKVLQAKVQDYTRYAMILTTVSVFLYIGVAFQHTGKEAIQIFTMMGTTVILLGGAVFFVVRARKLKKLLQEQDDQ from the coding sequence ATGAATGCGAAAGTGTTACAAGCAAAAGTTCAAGATTATACTAGATATGCCATGATATTAACGACCGTCAGTGTTTTTTTATATATTGGCGTGGCCTTCCAACATACAGGAAAAGAAGCAATTCAAATCTTTACGATGATGGGGACTACTGTTATTCTACTGGGTGGGGCCGTATTTTTCGTGGTAAGAGCAAGAAAGCTGAAGAAGTTGTTGCAAGAACAAGATGATCAATGA
- a CDS encoding helix-turn-helix domain-containing protein, which produces MDFSLIGKEIKILRSALNLSQAELSEGICTQSQISKIEKGEVFPLANTLYYIAERLGVDINYFYDLATNPQLSYIKEVFTQVRELLHRNEYEEVYTIVENEKKNPLFINNRKNKQFLLWTEGICIYHLKRNKREALKLLQSALDLTKMTSKLMGEREIEILNSLAIIHFETKAYEEALNIYNYAIESYMKIPYHHDPTIKIKILYNKSKTLTRLNMLEESTKSCKEAIKWCVKHNSMYALGSLYYHIGYNYSLLLNHDIAIEYYNKSIQIFMIQENKVFVKHIKEKIDELSILID; this is translated from the coding sequence GTGGATTTTTCGTTAATTGGAAAAGAAATAAAAATCCTGCGATCTGCACTAAACTTATCACAAGCGGAGTTAAGTGAGGGGATATGTACACAATCACAAATCAGTAAAATTGAAAAAGGGGAAGTGTTTCCTCTTGCTAACACTTTATATTATATAGCAGAAAGGCTTGGGGTGGATATAAATTATTTTTATGATTTAGCAACTAATCCTCAATTATCCTATATCAAAGAGGTGTTTACACAAGTAAGAGAGTTGCTCCACCGCAATGAATATGAGGAAGTCTATACTATTGTAGAAAACGAAAAGAAAAATCCTCTGTTTATTAACAACCGAAAAAATAAGCAATTCCTCCTATGGACAGAAGGGATTTGCATATACCATTTAAAACGAAATAAACGCGAGGCATTAAAACTTTTACAAAGTGCTCTTGACCTGACAAAAATGACTTCAAAACTAATGGGAGAGAGAGAAATTGAGATACTAAACAGTCTCGCCATCATTCATTTTGAGACTAAAGCTTATGAAGAAGCATTAAATATATACAATTACGCTATAGAAAGTTATATGAAAATTCCTTATCATCATGACCCTACAATTAAAATCAAAATTTTATACAATAAATCAAAAACCTTAACTAGACTTAATATGCTAGAAGAATCAACTAAGTCTTGTAAAGAGGCAATAAAATGGTGTGTAAAACATAATAGCATGTATGCGCTTGGTAGTCTTTACTACCATATCGGGTACAATTATAGTCTACTACTGAATCATGATATTGCCATTGAATACTATAACAAATCCATTCAAATTTTTATGATTCAGGAAAACAAGGTGTTTGTTAAACATATTAAGGAAAAAATTGATGAATTATCTATTCTTATTGATTAA
- a CDS encoding ABC transporter ATP-binding protein yields MITFRDVTKTYEDGTTAVRSFNLDIKEGEFFVLIGPSGCGKTTTLKMINRLHTVTDGDILIDGKSISDHNIHELRWNIGYVLQQIALFPHMTIEENISIVPELKSWKKGDISKRVDELLDLVGLDPSTYKKRKPSELSGGQQQRVGVARALAANPPIILMDEPFSALDPLSREQLQQDFLRLKEKIQKTIVFVTHDMNEALTLGDRICLMKDGETVQVGTPEEFMNQPKNDFVKSFIGNRRSILQQPLEELLGDLQLNPAVNPAREVDSSVTLGEALAVLSEEKALTVMHENEPVGILTSDMVLHFLHVHSQEGGLV; encoded by the coding sequence TTGATAACCTTTCGTGATGTAACGAAAACCTATGAGGATGGTACCACTGCGGTTCGATCCTTCAATCTTGATATAAAAGAAGGGGAGTTCTTTGTTTTAATAGGACCGAGTGGATGTGGGAAAACCACCACCCTGAAAATGATTAACCGATTACATACTGTAACTGATGGAGATATCCTTATTGATGGAAAAAGTATCTCAGACCATAATATTCATGAGCTGCGCTGGAATATCGGCTATGTACTGCAACAGATTGCATTGTTTCCTCATATGACCATTGAGGAGAATATTTCTATCGTCCCAGAGCTTAAGTCATGGAAGAAGGGGGATATCTCTAAGCGTGTGGATGAACTTCTTGACCTGGTTGGGTTAGATCCATCTACCTATAAAAAGCGCAAGCCATCTGAATTGTCTGGTGGGCAACAACAGCGTGTCGGCGTGGCAAGGGCCTTAGCTGCAAATCCACCCATCATTTTGATGGACGAGCCATTCAGTGCACTTGATCCTCTTAGCAGAGAGCAATTGCAACAGGATTTTCTGCGCTTGAAGGAGAAAATTCAAAAAACCATCGTCTTTGTCACACATGATATGAATGAAGCATTGACGCTAGGTGACAGGATCTGCTTGATGAAGGATGGGGAAACCGTGCAAGTGGGAACACCTGAAGAGTTTATGAACCAGCCAAAGAATGATTTTGTAAAATCATTCATCGGCAACAGGCGCAGTATTCTTCAGCAGCCATTGGAAGAATTATTGGGGGACCTGCAATTGAATCCAGCCGTAAACCCTGCTAGGGAAGTGGATAGCAGTGTTACTCTTGGTGAAGCTTTGGCGGTATTGAGCGAAGAAAAAGCCCTCACCGTAATGCATGAAAATGAACCGGTCGGAATCCTCACAAGTGATATGGTCTTGCATTTTCTTCATGTTCATAGCCAGGAAGGAGGGCTAGTATAA
- the yqeH gene encoding ribosome biogenesis GTPase YqeH, with protein sequence MEEQVVCIGCGVAIQTDNPKELGYAPPSSLDKEAIICKRCFRLKHYNEIQDVSLTDDDFIRILNSIGQTKGLVVKIVDIFDFDGSWLPGLHRFVGNNKVLLVGNKVDLLPKSVKPNKVINWMKQAAKELGLKPEEVFLISADKGTGVKDLAQAIEEYRAGEDVYVVGCTNVGKSTFINRIIREFSGEKDVITTSQFPGTTLDLIDIPLDNGSSLYDTPGIINRHQMAHFIDKKELKVISPKKEIKPKIFQLNEGQTLFFGGLARFDYVKGGRNSFTCYVSNDFYIHRTKLENAEHVYKEHLGDLLQPPGKNFVEDFPELVAHEFTIKGEKTDIVFSGLGWVTINEPGIKVVAHVPKGVGVMVRKSLI encoded by the coding sequence ATGGAAGAACAAGTAGTATGTATCGGCTGCGGTGTTGCCATACAGACAGACAACCCGAAAGAGTTGGGGTATGCCCCTCCTTCTTCATTAGATAAGGAAGCGATCATCTGTAAGCGATGCTTTCGCTTGAAGCATTACAATGAAATACAAGATGTTTCTCTGACAGATGACGACTTTATTCGGATATTGAATTCAATCGGACAAACAAAAGGACTTGTCGTGAAGATTGTTGATATCTTTGATTTTGACGGAAGCTGGTTGCCTGGTTTGCATCGCTTTGTAGGTAACAACAAAGTGTTGCTCGTAGGAAACAAAGTGGACCTTTTGCCTAAATCCGTCAAGCCGAATAAGGTAATTAACTGGATGAAGCAGGCCGCCAAAGAGCTCGGGCTAAAACCAGAAGAGGTTTTCCTTATCAGTGCTGATAAAGGGACAGGTGTAAAGGATCTGGCTCAGGCCATCGAAGAATACCGTGCAGGTGAGGATGTATATGTGGTCGGCTGTACGAACGTTGGTAAATCTACTTTCATCAACCGGATTATCCGTGAATTCTCAGGGGAGAAGGATGTTATCACGACCTCGCAGTTCCCAGGTACCACTCTCGATCTTATCGATATACCATTGGACAACGGATCTTCTCTGTACGATACACCTGGGATCATTAACCGCCACCAAATGGCACACTTTATAGATAAAAAGGAATTGAAAGTGATTTCCCCTAAAAAGGAAATCAAGCCGAAAATCTTTCAGTTAAATGAAGGGCAAACCTTGTTCTTTGGAGGATTGGCTCGTTTTGATTATGTAAAGGGTGGTCGGAATTCCTTTACTTGCTATGTATCCAATGATTTTTACATTCACCGGACGAAACTTGAGAATGCAGAGCATGTATACAAGGAGCATCTTGGTGATTTGCTGCAACCACCTGGTAAAAACTTTGTAGAAGATTTCCCGGAACTTGTAGCCCATGAATTTACAATAAAAGGTGAGAAAACGGATATTGTCTTCTCGGGTCTGGGCTGGGTGACAATTAATGAACCAGGAATCAAAGTGGTCGCTCACGTACCGAAAGGCGTAGGCGTGATGGTACGTAAATCCTTGATCTAA
- a CDS encoding YqeG family HAD IIIA-type phosphatase yields MFKYFLPAQHVKSVFEIKPQELKEKGIKGIITDLDNTLVEWDRPEATPALIEWFKGMQEVGILVTVVSNNKLKRVKMFSDPLGINYIYGARKPMRRAFRRALKDMKLQKEEVVVIGDQLLTDVLGGNRLGLHTILVVPVAQTDGFVTKFNRKVERRILSWMKRKGMINWED; encoded by the coding sequence ATGTTTAAATATTTTCTGCCTGCACAACACGTAAAAAGCGTGTTTGAGATAAAACCGCAAGAGTTGAAGGAAAAAGGAATCAAAGGTATCATTACGGACCTTGACAATACATTAGTTGAATGGGACCGACCAGAAGCCACACCAGCGTTGATAGAATGGTTCAAGGGAATGCAGGAAGTCGGCATCTTGGTAACAGTAGTTTCTAACAATAAATTAAAAAGAGTGAAGATGTTTTCTGATCCGTTAGGTATCAACTATATCTACGGTGCAAGAAAGCCCATGAGACGAGCATTCAGAAGGGCACTTAAAGATATGAAGCTTCAAAAAGAAGAAGTGGTGGTAATCGGTGACCAGCTTCTGACAGACGTATTGGGAGGCAATCGCCTAGGATTGCATACAATTCTTGTTGTCCCAGTAGCACAGACGGACGGGTTTGTAACAAAGTTTAACCGCAAAGTGGAAAGGCGTATCCTTTCTTGGATGAAACGAAAAGGTATGATTAATTGGGAGGACTAA
- the sigK gene encoding RNA polymerase sporulation sigma factor SigK gives MSSILASVGYLIKELVFLVSYVKNNAFPQPLSSGDEAKYLKLMAEGNEEARNLLIEHNLRLVAHIVKKFENTGEDSEDLISIGTIGLIKAIESFHSGKGTKLATYAARCIENEILMHLRALKKTKKDVSLHDPIGQDKEGNEISLIDVLKSESEDVIDTIQLNMELEKIKVYIDVLDEREREVIVGRFGLDLKDEKTQREIAKELGISRSYVSRIEKRALMKMFHEFYRAEKEKKKQ, from the coding sequence GTGTCAAGCATACTAGCATCGGTAGGATACTTAATCAAAGAACTTGTTTTCCTAGTTTCTTATGTCAAGAACAATGCATTTCCACAACCATTGTCATCTGGGGATGAAGCGAAATATCTGAAATTGATGGCAGAGGGGAATGAAGAGGCAAGGAATCTACTTATTGAACATAACTTGCGGCTTGTGGCACATATTGTAAAAAAATTTGAAAATACCGGGGAAGATTCGGAAGATTTGATTTCCATCGGGACAATCGGGTTGATCAAAGCAATTGAAAGTTTTCATTCAGGAAAGGGGACAAAGCTAGCGACCTATGCAGCTCGTTGTATTGAAAATGAAATATTGATGCATCTCAGGGCTTTAAAGAAAACAAAGAAGGATGTCTCGTTGCATGATCCGATTGGTCAAGACAAGGAAGGGAACGAAATTAGTCTGATTGACGTATTGAAGTCGGAGTCCGAAGATGTGATAGATACCATCCAGCTAAATATGGAGCTTGAGAAGATCAAGGTGTATATTGATGTGCTTGATGAAAGAGAGCGTGAGGTGATTGTGGGACGTTTTGGTCTCGACTTGAAAGATGAGAAGACGCAGCGGGAAATCGCCAAAGAACTTGGTATCTCTAGAAGTTACGTCTCTCGGATCGAAAAGCGGGCCCTCATGAAAATGTTCCACGAATTCTATCGGGCTGAAAAAGAAAAGAAAAAACAATAG
- a CDS encoding M3 family oligoendopeptidase, with protein MTTKTYSETWDLEVFFQGGSNSKEFHTYLSEIQTELEQFEQQIQQFSTDSLEDVLTSYESVVKKVVQASAFISCLLAQDVKDKSASQLQGKVAQLHAKLQVQLGALDEKLVGIDEVSWSKLIQKDVFQPLEYVLNERRRRAGDKLPAAQEKLITSLAVDGYHAWGKLYNSIVGTIKIPVEENGEVKELSVGQAQNRFSNGDREVRKKVSAAWKKAWEGQAETIGAALNHLGGFRLQVYEQRGWDSVLKEPLENNRMKQETLDMMWQVITDHKGTLKKYLERKAELLGLEKLNMYDVSAPLSAEETILSYQEGAEFIIEQFSKFGPELTEFTKQSFEDRWIEAEDRAGKRPGGFCTSFPVSGQSRIFMTYSGTLSNVSTLAHELGHAFHQHAMHGVPTLNRFYASNVAETASTFAEMIVADAAVKYAKDEQEKISLLEDKIQRSVAFYMNIHARFLFETRFYDERKHGLVSVERLNELMVEAQKEAYCDALGEYDSTFWASKMHFFITQVPFYNFPYTFGYLFSLGIYTQALEEGTNYEEKYIALLKDTASMTVEDLAMKHLGVDLTQRDFWEKAVKKSLEDVEEFLQLTNK; from the coding sequence GTGACGACTAAAACTTATAGTGAAACTTGGGACTTAGAAGTATTTTTCCAAGGTGGAAGTAACTCAAAAGAATTTCATACATATCTATCTGAAATCCAAACAGAATTAGAACAGTTCGAACAACAGATCCAACAATTTTCTACGGACTCTCTGGAAGACGTACTGACTTCCTACGAAAGTGTTGTGAAAAAAGTGGTACAGGCATCCGCATTCATCAGCTGTCTTCTTGCACAGGATGTCAAGGATAAGTCCGCTTCCCAACTGCAAGGGAAAGTGGCACAACTACATGCGAAGTTGCAAGTCCAGTTAGGCGCTTTGGATGAGAAACTAGTGGGAATAGATGAAGTATCGTGGTCAAAGCTTATTCAAAAAGATGTTTTTCAGCCACTGGAATACGTTTTAAATGAAAGAAGACGCAGAGCGGGAGATAAACTGCCGGCTGCGCAGGAAAAATTGATAACATCCCTAGCAGTGGATGGCTATCATGCCTGGGGTAAGCTATATAATTCTATTGTCGGTACCATTAAAATCCCTGTAGAAGAAAATGGGGAAGTAAAAGAACTGTCAGTAGGACAAGCACAAAATCGCTTTTCAAATGGCGATCGTGAAGTCAGGAAAAAAGTATCAGCCGCATGGAAAAAGGCTTGGGAAGGACAAGCGGAAACTATTGGAGCGGCTTTAAACCATCTTGGAGGATTCCGTTTGCAAGTATATGAGCAACGCGGTTGGGATTCTGTGTTGAAAGAACCACTTGAAAACAATCGGATGAAACAGGAAACACTTGATATGATGTGGCAGGTTATCACTGACCATAAAGGTACTCTGAAGAAATATCTTGAGCGCAAGGCCGAGCTTTTAGGTCTGGAGAAGTTGAATATGTATGATGTGTCCGCTCCTCTATCTGCTGAAGAAACCATTCTGTCCTATCAGGAGGGGGCGGAATTTATCATAGAACAATTCTCCAAGTTCGGTCCGGAGCTCACAGAATTCACGAAACAATCATTTGAAGATCGCTGGATTGAAGCGGAAGATAGAGCGGGGAAACGCCCTGGCGGCTTCTGTACAAGCTTCCCTGTATCTGGCCAATCTAGAATCTTTATGACTTATTCCGGTACGCTGTCCAATGTCTCCACATTGGCTCATGAGTTGGGTCATGCATTCCATCAGCATGCTATGCATGGAGTGCCGACATTAAACCGCTTCTACGCAAGCAATGTGGCGGAAACGGCGTCCACATTCGCTGAAATGATTGTGGCGGATGCAGCTGTGAAGTATGCAAAGGACGAACAAGAGAAGATTTCCCTTCTAGAAGATAAGATTCAACGCAGTGTTGCATTCTACATGAATATCCATGCCCGCTTCCTGTTTGAAACAAGATTCTACGACGAGCGTAAACATGGCCTGGTAAGTGTGGAAAGACTGAATGAGTTGATGGTAGAGGCACAAAAAGAGGCTTATTGTGATGCGTTGGGAGAATATGATTCGACGTTCTGGGCTTCCAAAATGCACTTCTTTATTACTCAAGTTCCTTTCTACAACTTCCCGTACACATTTGGTTATTTGTTCTCATTAGGCATCTATACACAAGCATTGGAAGAAGGAACTAATTACGAAGAGAAATATATCGCTCTATTAAAAGACACTGCGTCCATGACAGTGGAAGATCTCGCGATGAAGCACCTTGGCGTCGATCTGACACAACGTGACTTCTGGGAAAAGGCGGTAAAAAAATCCCTGGAAGACGTCGAGGAATTTTTACAACTAACAAATAAATAA